The sequence AAGAACGTGTTCCCCAGGAAGAGGAAGAGGAACGTGTCCTGCGTGGCGGTTCCCGCCGAGACCACGCGCACCATGAAGAAGAGGATCAGCGTGGTCGCGAGCGGCTTGGCGATCGCGTAGACGAGGAAGAGGAACGGATCCGCCCAGTTCGCCTCGATCTGCCACCCGAGCCAGGCCGAGCTGCGAATCACGTCCAGGGTCCGCTTCACCCGCGCCCTCTCAGTCGCCCCGAAGCGTGAGCCGGCCCTCGCGCTTTCCCAGCGTCTCCATGAACGAGAGCGACCGGTGCGCGAGGAAGAGGAAGAGCGCGAGCAGGCACACCAGCACGAGCGGGATCCACCGGAGCGGCAGGAACCCGTGCGCGGCTTCGCCATAGAGCACCTGGCGGATCCCGTCCAGCCCCACCGCGATCGGGAGGAGCGACGCGAAGCTCGCCGCGACCGTCCCGAGCGCGCGCACCGGGAAGTAGAACCCGGACGCGAGATGGATCGGCTCCTGGAAGAGCGTGGCGGTGTACCAGGCTTCGCGTCCCCACATGAGGAAGAGGCTGCTCAGGATCATGCCGAGGCTGTAGACGGCGGCGAGCGTCAGGAGGAAGAGACCGAACGCCGGAAGCGCACGCTCCCACGGGAACGGCACCCCGAAGATCAGGATTCCCCCGGCGAGGATCACCGCGGCGCGGCTCGTCGTCATCGCGATCCCGCCCAGCGCCATGCCGAGGAGGATCGACATGCGGGAGACCGGCGTGATCAGGTAGAGCTGGAGCTGCCCCTGCTCCTTCTCCCAGAAGAACTGGCTCGCCATGCTCCAGAGCACGTTGTTCCAGTACGCGATCATCGCGCCGCCCAGCACCACGAACGCCTCGTAGATCGGCGGCGCCTTCAGGCCCCGGTACACGAGCACGAACGCGGCCATCGCGAGGAACGGAAAGATCGTCTCCCCGACGATCCACGATTTCTCGCGCCACGAGGCCACGATCCGCACCTGCGCGCGCGCGGCGATCGCGCCGAGGTTCATCCGCAGCACGTCCCCGCGCCCGGTCGTCATCCGGCGTCGTCCTCCAGCCCTCTCCCGACGAGCTGGACGAACACGGTCTCGAGCGTGGGCTCCGACTTGGCCAGGTGGAGCACCGGCGTCCCGAGGTCGCGAAGGCGGCCCAGCACCTCGCCGATCACCTGGTCCTCGTCCACCGCGACCTTGAGCTGGACCGCCCCCGTGGCCGGATGCGCGTGCTGCGAGAGCGAGCGCACCCCGCGAACTTCCCGGAGCCCGTCCCACGCGCCCCCCCCGGTCCCGATCGAGAGCTCGAACACCGGCTCGGCCGAGACCATGCGCTTCAGGGCGCGCGGCGTGTCGAGCGCGAGGATCTTCCCCCGGTCGATGATCGCGACGCGCCCGCACAGCTCGTCCGCCTCGACCATGTAGTGCGTCGTGAGGAGGATCGAGCGCATGTCGCGCTCCCGGACCCACGCCGCCGCGAACGCGCGCACGTCGCGCGCGGCCTCGACGTCGAGACCCAGCGTGGGCTCGTCGAGGAAGATGATCTCGGGATCGCTCATGAACCCGCGCGCGAAGTTGAGCTTCTGCTTCATGCCGGTCGAGAGGCTCGAGAGCCGCGTGTCGGCCTTCTCGGCGAGGCGCGTGACCTCGAGGAGCTCGTCCGCGCGGCGGCGCGCCTCGGCCCGCGGAACGCCGTAGAAGCTCGCGAAGAGGTGGAGCGTCTCCCGCACGGTGAGGATGCCGTATCCCGAGGAGTCGCCTCCCGAGACCATGTTGATCCGGCGCCT is a genomic window of Candidatus Eisenbacteria bacterium containing:
- a CDS encoding ABC transporter ATP-binding protein — protein: MSGTAPAVQAEGLTRTFRGRRRERDVTALDGVDLRVERGECFGLLGPNGAGKTTLIKILTTLLLPTTGTARVAGFDVAKDPLHVRRRINMVSGGDSSGYGILTVRETLHLFASFYGVPRAEARRRADELLEVTRLAEKADTRLSSLSTGMKQKLNFARGFMSDPEIIFLDEPTLGLDVEAARDVRAFAAAWVRERDMRSILLTTHYMVEADELCGRVAIIDRGKILALDTPRALKRMVSAEPVFELSIGTGGGAWDGLREVRGVRSLSQHAHPATGAVQLKVAVDEDQVIGEVLGRLRDLGTPVLHLAKSEPTLETVFVQLVGRGLEDDAG
- a CDS encoding ABC transporter permease, which gives rise to MTTGRGDVLRMNLGAIAARAQVRIVASWREKSWIVGETIFPFLAMAAFVLVYRGLKAPPIYEAFVVLGGAMIAYWNNVLWSMASQFFWEKEQGQLQLYLITPVSRMSILLGMALGGIAMTTSRAAVILAGGILIFGVPFPWERALPAFGLFLLTLAAVYSLGMILSSLFLMWGREAWYTATLFQEPIHLASGFYFPVRALGTVAASFASLLPIAVGLDGIRQVLYGEAAHGFLPLRWIPLVLVCLLALFLFLAHRSLSFMETLGKREGRLTLRGD